The sequence CACCGGCCAGCACCGCTACGGTGCGGGCGGATCCCCAGCCCCACTCACCCGCCTGCAGCAGGCCAAGCACCAGCAAGGTGCTGCCACCGGTGAGCAGGGTGGCGCCGAGATAGTCGACCGGCTCGCGCTCACCGTCCCCGGACGGCTCGGTGAACCGGCGCCAGAGCATCACCGCCGCCAGGACGGCGAGTGGCACATTGACCCAGAAGATCCACCGCCAGCTGACGAACTGGGAGAACACGCCACCGAGGGTGGGCCCGGCCACTGACGAGATCGCCCAGACGCTGGCGAGGTAGCCCTGCGCCTTGGCCCGCTCGGCCACGGTGTAGATATCGCTGGCGATGGTCATCGACATCGGCATGATCGCCCCGGCACCGAGGCCCTGCACCACTCGGGCCAGGATCAGCGCGAGCATGGTGGGCGCGAGCGCGCAGAGCACCGAGCCGATGAGGAAAAGTCCCACGCCGAGGAGCATCAGGCGTTTGCGGCCGAAGACGTCGGAGAGGCGGCCATACACCGGCACGGTGACCGCCTGGGCGAGGGTGTAGGCGGAGAACAGCCAGGGCACCAGGGCGAACGCGTCGAACTCCCGCGCGATCGTGGTGGCGGCCGTGGCCAGGATGGTGGCATCCAGGGCGACCAGCGCCGTCGACAGCATCAGCGAGAGCAGGATCGGGCCGCGCTCCGAGCGCAGCCCCACACCCTCGGCCCGCGTCGGGGTCGCGCCGGCCGTCATCGGGCCGGTCCACAGATCAGCACCTCAGAGCAAGCCTCCGGCCCGCGGCGCTATTCCCCACCGCGCGGCGTTCGGAACAGGAACAGCCGGCCGACGGCGTTCGACCAGTCGCGGATATTCCGCTCCACTGCGCGGGGTTCTGCTCGCCACCGGTCCGATGTTCCCTCCTCCGTCCGTCGCGATCCGGACGACTCAGCCAGTCGCGATCCGCTCCATCTGGCTGGCGTAGTCCACCTCGGACCAGACGGTCTCCAGCACGGCCTTGGCATGTGCTTCGGCCCGTACCGGATCCCCGTCGCCGACGGCGCGGGCCAGGTCTTCGTGGTTGCTCACCGCCGCGTGGGCCGGGTGCGCCGGGGTCAGTCCCAACCGGGTGCGCCCGATCAGCACCTCCGCGACGGAATCGGCGAGGGCGGAGAACATCTCGTTGCCGCCACAGGTCAGCAGCAGGGTGTGGAACTGTACGTCGATGTCCAGGTACAAGGCGGTGTCGCCCAGACCCTGCTCACCGAGCTCGCGTAGCTGTTCGGCCAGCCGAATCAGCTCCCCGCCGGCGTCCTGCGCAGTCTGCGCGGCTAACCGTGCTGCAGTCGGCTCCAGCGCGACCCGGAGCTGGGTGAGCGACCGGAGCTGCTCGGCCCGGCCCGCCCCGGCCAGCCGCCAGGCGATCACCCGCGGGTCGAGGACCGACCACGAGGCCGAGGGCTGCACGGTCAGCCCGACCCGGCGCTTGGCCCGCACCATGCCGAGCGATTCCAGGATCCGCATCGCCTCACGCACCACGGTCCGGGACACGCCGAAGCGTTCCTCTAGCCCGGCGAGGGTGAGCACATCACCGGGATCGAGCCCGCCGCCGGCGATCTCCGCACCCAGGGTGTTGAGGATGTCGCTGTGTAGCACCGGTGCCGCCATGACCCTCCAAGGCCAGTTGGTTCATTCGCCGGGAGCCCCTCGCGGCGCGTGTACCCCATGCTAGAGCCATCAGCCGGTAAAAGGTGCGATCATTGCGGGAAATCGTTCCGCTGTCCAGAAGGAGAGACTCCCCGTGGAGCTTCGACACGCCACCAACCCCGATCAGATCCCAGGTATGGACACCGCCGAGCTGCGCTCGCGCTACCTGGTGCCGGGGCTGTTCGTCGCCGGCACCGTGCAAGCCGTCTACACCCACGAGGACCGTGTGGTGCTCGCCGGCATCACCCCGACCACGGACCCGATCTCGATGCCGACCTACCCGGAGATCCGGTCCGAGTACTTCTTCGAGCACCGGGAAGCCGGGATCGTCAACGTCGGCGCCGCCGGGAAAGTCGTGGTGGACGGTACCGAGTACGCCCTGTCCACCGGCGCCTGCCTGTACATCGGCCGCGGCGCCCAGGACGTCACCTTCGCCGGCGCCGGCGCCGGCGAGGGTGAGAGTGAGGCACGGTTCTACCTGTTCTCCGCGCCGGCGCACACCAGCTACCCCACAGTGCTCACCGAACCCGGCGGCGGGAACGTGCGTGAGCTGGGTGAGCAGGCCACCAGCAACCGGCGCACCCTGAACCAGTACATCCACTCCAGCGGGGTGCGCAGCTGCCAGGTGGTGATGGGGGTGACCACCCTGCACGAG is a genomic window of Ruania zhangjianzhongii containing:
- the kduI gene encoding 5-dehydro-4-deoxy-D-glucuronate isomerase codes for the protein MELRHATNPDQIPGMDTAELRSRYLVPGLFVAGTVQAVYTHEDRVVLAGITPTTDPISMPTYPEIRSEYFFEHREAGIVNVGAAGKVVVDGTEYALSTGACLYIGRGAQDVTFAGAGAGEGESEARFYLFSAPAHTSYPTVLTEPGGGNVRELGEQATSNRRTLNQYIHSSGVRSCQVVMGVTTLHEGSMWNTMPAHTHDRRTECYLYFDLPDDARVLHILGKPSETRHLVVASEEAIISPSWSVHSGVGTAAYSFVWAMAGENQSFDDMDTFPVAEMR
- a CDS encoding MDR family MFS transporter, with product MTAGATPTRAEGVGLRSERGPILLSLMLSTALVALDATILATAATTIAREFDAFALVPWLFSAYTLAQAVTVPVYGRLSDVFGRKRLMLLGVGLFLIGSVLCALAPTMLALILARVVQGLGAGAIMPMSMTIASDIYTVAERAKAQGYLASVWAISSVAGPTLGGVFSQFVSWRWIFWVNVPLAVLAAVMLWRRFTEPSGDGEREPVDYLGATLLTGGSTLLVLGLLQAGEWGWGSARTVAVLAGGVVLLALFVFRSQRVRYPILRLAVLRRRVIAAPTVAAFMIGVIVLGLSTYVPIYAQGVLDAEPLVAGFALAALSVGWPLTATLSGRVYLRVGFRITGLIGSALVVIGSALALLLGEHTSIWQVAATCFVIGAGMGLTTAPTLIAAQTSVDWSERGAVTGTNVFSRSLGSAVGVAAFGGVVNAVATVGPDGMPVGADLVHGVHLVFWCSLGVAVLLALAVALMPRDRGAVWQTPKT
- a CDS encoding FadR/GntR family transcriptional regulator — its product is MAAPVLHSDILNTLGAEIAGGGLDPGDVLTLAGLEERFGVSRTVVREAMRILESLGMVRAKRRVGLTVQPSASWSVLDPRVIAWRLAGAGRAEQLRSLTQLRVALEPTAARLAAQTAQDAGGELIRLAEQLRELGEQGLGDTALYLDIDVQFHTLLLTCGGNEMFSALADSVAEVLIGRTRLGLTPAHPAHAAVSNHEDLARAVGDGDPVRAEAHAKAVLETVWSEVDYASQMERIATG